From the Anguilla anguilla isolate fAngAng1 chromosome 8, fAngAng1.pri, whole genome shotgun sequence genome, one window contains:
- the LOC118233693 gene encoding uncharacterized protein LOC118233693, translating into MLSQPRPAVPPQPCQSAGREQGAVELKSPELGSWRDDINMNTTANTSASSHQGYANSGPAESVRSRAVDQGLAAVDQQKDCNFAVQNHKPNIVHLAADPSSALDPNCNEPSLPCLCCNGYSPQDNNSTYNLNYINNNTVAFGQQTQSSCNELYQEGAHQAQQTPKLTQLPHSAPSGEEVDKTDDEDDTQNRKEVSREDYADEDDTLIPSCWDCPPSLLEFSLSSFTSSSSTSISGCSDLESDCPDAISLSCQDFPPEQSHPAHSFDDRPHASVLESYRPRESPLPVGSPLVLSTPSSDSTEEERSLEDDDGLLDLQKLSESVDELGKAIHRQAAQLAQWDLEGYLELRDELDHLEGLGLRSDRQGLEQFGSVFGEANLGHDGCPSEGETSSRPLDCSDAGAESCASSVFDDCVFQDLFVCSPLLPPPQPTMLPVVDRDAPAFTYMNMNASTPSPPTTSSTYSSSPSFSIASSSSSSPPREAKAPSSSLSVPPSQPIPYFTFHSSASSLTSLPPPVPPPRRKRQARLEALKKASLQNDGTPASQRPPLPPPPPPLPPAAPPARAPLDRPAPTLPAPPPPSFHALDDEIRKLLILAGVTQDELLKLGPELGVGVMELMEPEGAEAPEPAGPGEAEGSETRAGFRGVREGRQSVARRERDECREREREERWREANGSGVSREMTKDRSLEGQMGRGGRDTLRTTSFTEAGRKQWGNGSSSPSSSRSRGFGYDAGFDSYYSITTSFRNNNNNNNPSSSAAPSSRPSPPSPPPLPQPPPLPPANLSSVPSKKRRPERFDWLIEFSPDTDAASKPGAVDGRGEGGAQKLAAGAKVTTFKELRRQSRQNPAPAAIHKEPDPAAVTPDPDFLYSLRWATEGVDGDDPRWEYGARARTSVLQPPPVTPLAPLREMLPAGRGGPVPHPFPLIGCSVCERRLQTAAEEREEAEATKRGRADGGLTLDSGTAVCSLSFAESVQRGGALATDGVRAQLGGQGLFSPCMQEKRALLSPISLAVDAILAQFNSSRTLVQKVQSGDSRVNPSLGRLVLQCLCPALSGLLADGLRPYQTDLITGRRPNSPWGLVQACTGPGPSTQAMHSLQCQVSQLPQLRQSRHRFNAFLLGLLNIKLLDHWVFHLQSCDDVLDPNYHPTSFMWLSRTSCQPLFEELLLLLQPLSLLTFNIDLLFQHHHFDPASPTPSAANYGRENAGPANRACSFRIPGLSCWRRDQSWNTSKQAPGVSDDQQKTKLTALANNSNNGLNGRANGSPVSANKGEAANHILWKEWEIAPHSVDNLSQQAGQTAQQGWGSVVQWGRKLGQSWGSYNKAEQKASPLPPDSWLSNAPLEYDYITHEAQRNPVPECNSAAPWVLGMLFGASRGQKDPRRCPTSARRPSHWLSPGVSVLSRIAAPAQNSDSGEREKERERERAGERERPTLARPVRTQRDHRPRGQLY; encoded by the exons ATGCTGTCTCAACCTCGTCCCGCTGTGCCCCCCCAGCCTTGCCAGTCTGCTGGCCGCGAACAGGGTGCGGTGGAACTAAAGTCCCCTGAGCTGGGCTCCTGGAGGGATGATATAAACATGAACACCACCGCCAACACTTCTGCTTCCTCCCACCAAGGTTATGCAAACAGTGGACCGGCCGAGTCCGTCAGGTCAAGGGCAGTCGACCAGGGCCTGGCTGCCGTAGATCAGCAGAAGGACTGCAACTTTGCAGTACAGAACCACAAGCCCAATATTGTTCATTTAGCGGCTGACCCAAGCTCGGCTCTTGACCCGAACTGCAATGAGCCCAGCCTGCCATGTCTGTGCTGCAACGGTTACTCGCCTCAGGACAACAACAGCACCTATAACCTCAACTACATAAACAACAACACCGTTGCCTTTGGGCAGCAAACCCAAAGCAGTTGCAATGAGTTATATCAGGAGGGCGCACACCAAGCTCAGCAGACCCCCAAACTGACCCAGTTGccacacagcgccccctctggcgaGGAGGTCGACAAAACTGATGACGAAGACGACACACAGAACCGCAAAGAGGTTTCTCGTGAAGACTATGCTGATGAGGATGACACCCTCATTCCCTCCTGTTGGGATTGTCCCCCTTCTCTACTGGAATTCTCCCTCTCCTCATTCACCTCTTCTTCGTCCACCTCCATCAGCGGGTGCTCGGACCTTGAATCCGACTGTCCCGacgccatctctctctcctgccaaGATTTCCCACCTGAGCAGTCCCACCCGGCCCACTCCTTTGATGACCGACCGCATGCTTCTGTCCTCGAATCATACCGCCCTCGTGAATCACCCCTGCCCGTAGGGTCCCCCTTGGTTTTGTCTACCCCCTCCTCCGATtccacagaggaggagaggtcgCTAGAGGATGACGACGGCCTCCTGGACCTGCAGAAACTTTCGGAATCGGTGGACGAACTCGGGAAGGCGATCCACCGCCAAGCTGCTCAGCTGGCCCAGTGGGATTTGGAGGGCTACCTGGAACTCCGAGATGAGCTTGATCACCTGGAAGGTCTGGGGCTGAGGAGCGACCGGCAGGGGCTTGAGCAATTCGGCTCCGTGTTCGGCGAGGCAAACCTGGGACACGACGGCTGTCCGTCAGAAGGGGAAACGTCGTCCAGACCCCTGGACTGCTCGGATGCAGGCGCTGAGTCATGCGCTTCCTCGGTTTTTGATGACTGTGTCTTCCAAGACTTATTCGTCTGCTCCCCCTTGCTGCCTCCCCCGCAGCCCACCATGCTTCCTGTTGTGGACAGGGACGCGCCCGCGTTCACGTACATGAACATGAACGCCAGCACGCcgagcccccccaccacctcctcgACCTACTCTTCCTCACCCTCTTTTAGTAtcgcttcctcctcctcttcctcacccccccGTGAGGCCAaagctccctcctcctccctctccgtcCCACCATCTCAGCCCATCCCCTACTTCACCTTCcactcctccgcctcctccctcacctccctccctcctcctgtcccCCCACCTCGGAGGAAGCGCCAAGCCCGACTGGAGGCCCTGAAGAAGGCTTCTCTCCAGAATGACGGCACGCCTGCTTCCCAACgcccgcctcttcctcctcctcctcctcctctaccccctgctgctcctcctgcccGTGCCCCGCTGGATCGCCCAGCTCCCACATTACCGGCACCTCCTCCGCCTTCCTTTCATGCCCTGGACGACGAGATCAGAAAGCTGCTGATCCTGGCCGGGGTGACCCAGGACGAGCTGCTCAAACTGGGCCCCGAGCTCGGAGTCGGGGTGATGGAGCTGATGGAGCCGGAGGGCGCGGAGGCGCCCGAGCCTGCGGGACCGGGAGAGGCGGAGGGAAGCGAAACCAGAGCGGGATTCCGAGGCGTGAGGGAGGGAAGACAGAGTGTGGCTAGGAGAGAAAGGGAtgagtgcagagagagagagcgggaagagaggtggagagaagcGAACGGCTCCGGAGTCAGCAGAGAGATGACGAAGGACAGGTCGTTAGAGGGACAGATGGGGAGGGGTGGTAGAGACACACTGAGGACAACTTCGTTTACTGAGGCGGGAAGGAAGCAGTGGGGAAATGGCAGCAGCAGCCCCAGCTCCAGCCGTAGCCGCGGGTTTGGCTACGACGCCGGATTTGACTCTTACTATAGCATCACTACGAGCTTccgcaacaacaacaacaacaacaacccctCGTCAAGTGCTGCTCCCTCTTCGAGACCCTCGCCTCCCTCACCCCCGCCGCtaccccagcctccccccctgccccctgcgaATCTGAGCAGTGTTCCCTCCAAGAAGCGTCGGCCGGAGCGCTTTGACTGGCTGATCGAGTTCTCCCCCGATACCGACGCCGCGTCCAAGCCCGGGGCCGTCGACGGACGGGGGGAAGGCGGCGCGCAGAAACTCGCGGCCGGGGCGAAAGTGACCACCTTCAAAGAGCTGCGCAGGCAGAGCAGGCAGAACCCCGCGCCCGCCGCGATCCACAAAGAACCGGACCCGGCCGCCGTCACCCCGGACCCGGACTTCCTGTACAGCCTGAGGTGGGCGACGGAGGGCGTCGACGGCGACGACCCCCGTTGGGAGTACGGCGCCCGCGCGCGAACCTCTGTCCTCCAACCGCCTCCCGTCACCCCATTGGCTCCCCTGAGGGAAATGCTGCCGGCGGGCCGCGGGGGGCCAgtgccccacccctttcccctcATTGGCTGCTCCGTCTGCGAGCGCAGGCTGCAGACGGCggcggaagagagagaagaagctgAGGCTACGAAGAGGGGAAGAGCCGACGGAGGGTTGACCCTGGACTCCGGGACAGCAG TCTGCAGCCTGTCATTCGCTGAGTCAGTTCAAAGGGGCGGGGCCTTAGCGACTGATGGTGTGAGGGCCCAACTTGGAGGTCAAGGGCTGTTCTCTCCGTGCATGCAAGAAAAACGAG CTCTTCTCAGCCCGATCAGCCTGGCAGTGGATGCCATTCTGGCCCAGTTCAACTCCTCTCGAACCCTGGTGCAGAAG GTGCAGTCGGGAGACAGCCGGGTGAACCCGTCTCTGGGCAGGCTGGTGCTGCAGTGCCTGTGCCCGGCTCTGAGCGGCCTGCTCGCCGACGGCCTCAGGCCCTACCAGACGGACCTCATCACGGGCAGGAGGCCAAATTCACCCTGGGGATTGGTGCAGGCCTGCACGGGCCCAG gCCCCAGTACCCAGGCCATGCACAGCCTGCAGTGCCAGGTATCCCAGCTGCCCCAGCTCAGACAGAGCCGGCACAGGTTCAACGCCTTCCTGCTCGGCCTGCTCAA CATTAAACTCCTGGATCACTGGGTCTTCCATCTGCAGTCGTGTGATG ATGTGCTGGACCCTAACTATCACCCAACTTCCTTTATGTGGCTCTCTCGCACTTCCTGTCAGCCTCTCTTTGaggagctcctcctcctgctgcagccGCTGTCCCTGCTGACCTTTAACATAGACCTGCTGTTCCAGCACCACCACTttgaccccgcctcccccacacCCTCCGCGGCCAATTACGGCCGGGAGAACGCCGGCCCGGCCAATCGGGCCTGTAGCTTCAGGATCCCGGGGTTGTCCTGCTGGAGGAGGGATCAGTCATGGAATACGTCAAAGCAAGCTCCTGGGGTTTCAGATgaccaacagaaaacaaagctCACAGCCTTGGCCAATAACAGTAACAACGGGCTGAATGGGAGAGCCAATGGCAGCCCAGTGTCAGCCAATAAGGGAGAAGCAGCCAACCACATACTGTGGAAGGAGTGGGAAATTGCGCCCCACAGTGTTGATAACCTCTCTCAGCAGGCTGGGCAAACTgcacagcagggctgggggtcagtggtgcagtggggtaGGAAGCTGGGGCAGAGCTGGGGCAGTTATAATAAAGCGGAGCAGAAGGCTTCCCCTCTGCCTCCGGATTCTTGGCTGTCTAACGCCCCGCTTGAGTatgactacattacccatgagGCTCAGCGGAATCCTGTTCCTGAATGTAATTCAGCGGCCCCGTGGGTTCTGGGCATGCTGTTTGGGGCGTCCAGAGGGCAGAAAGACCCCCGCAGATGCCCAACTTCAGCCAG GCGTCCGTCTCACTGGCTGTCCCCCGGCGTTTCAGTCCTGTCCCGCATCGCAGCCCCCGCCCAGAACTCGGATTCCGGAgagcgggagaaagagagagagagggagagagcaggagagagagagcgccccACACTGGCCAG GCCTGTGCGGACCCAGCGTGACCACAGGCCGCGGGGCCAGCTCTACTGA